GTGACAGGATGGGGCGTATCCCCTCGAGGAGGTCCATGGTGAAGCGTCAGGCGTACCAGCCGATTCTGATCACCGACGCCTCGCGCAGCCAGGACGATCAGCTCACCAGCCGTCAGCGCCGCTATGTCCTGATGATGTGCATCAGGGTCGCCTGCATCGTTGTCGGCGCGATCCTGGTTGGCGTGAACGCCCCACTGCTCTGGCTCTGGCTGTCGCTGTGTGCCCTCGGCATGGTGCTCATCCCGTGGCTGGCCGTGCTGCTGGCCAACGACCGGCCGCCCAAGGAAGAGCACCGGCTGGCCAACCGGTTCCACCCGCGCCAGCATGACGACACCCCGCCGATGAGCCTCACCGCCGACGAGCGCCCGCACAAGGTCATCGACGCCGAACCCTGACCCGCGTGCGGGCCAGTGTCCGGCAGGTCACGGCCGCGGCCGGGCGCCGATCGTGGAGACGGCCAGCGCGCCCAGGTCGGTGGCGCGGTTCAGCGCCGCCGCCGGGGTGGTGCCGGCGAGCCAGGCGGTGAGCAGACCGGCCGCGAAGGCGTCGCCGGCACCGGTGACGTCCACCACCGTCACCCGCCGGGCCGGGGCCACGCTGACCGTGTCCGTGCGGTCCACCCAGACCGCGCCGGCCGCGCCGCCCTTGACCACCACCCGCCGGGCGGTCGCCGACAGCGCCCGCCCCTGCGCCGCCGGGTCCAGGCCGCCGGCCAGCGCCGTCGCCTCGTCCGCGTTGAGCAGCAGCAGGTCGACGTCGCGTACCCAGCCCAGGAAGGCCGCCGCGCCGACCCGCCGCAGCGGCGCCGCGGAGGCCGCGTCGACGCTGGTGGTGAGCCCGCGCTCGCGGGCGGCGGCCAGCGCCCGCAGCCCGGCGCCGCGCGACCCGGCGTCCAACAGGGTGTACGCGGACAGGTGCAGATGCCCGGCGTCGGGCAGCGCCGCGATGGCCCGCTCGACGTGCTCGGCGCTCAGCCGCAGGTTCGCGCCCCGCTGGCTGACCATGGTGCGCTCGCCATCGGTGGCCAGCACGATCACCATGCCGGTCGGGACGCCCTCGACCCGGTCGATCGCGCAGTCGACGCCCGCCCGGTCGAGCTCGGCTATCCGGTCCCGCCCCGCGTCGTCGTCGCCGACCGCGGCGACGAGCGTGACGTCAACCCCCTGCGCGGCGACCCAGGCGGCGGTGTTGGCCGCCTGCCCACCCCCACCAAGGCTGATCTCGGCCGCGGTGTCCGAGCCGGCCGCGAGCGGCCCGGACAGCACGGCGACCACATCGGTGATCACGTCCCCGACGACGACCACCCGGGCCGGGTGGGTCATGCCGGTACGGCAGTGGAGCGGGCGGCCGCTGCCACCGCGATCCGCGCGGCCAGGTCGGCGTTGCGCAGGATGATCCGGACGTTCACCGCCAGGCTCGCGCCCTCGGTGGCCGAGTGGAAGTGCGCCAGCAGGTACGGGGTCACGGCCTTGCCGGTCACCCCGTCCCGGTCCAGCCGGGCCAGGCCGTCGGCGAGGGTCCGGTCGTGCAGCTCCGGGTCGAGCTGCTCGTCGACTGGCAGCGGGTTGGCGATGATCAGTCCGCCGGCGTGCACGGCCTGCCGGTCACGGGCGGCGAGCACGGCGGCGACCTGCTCCGGCGAATCCACCGACCAGTCCAGGTCGAAGCCGCCGTCGGTGAGGTAGAAGCCGGGGAACCGGTGGGTGCGGTAACCGACCACGGCGACCCCGAGGGTCTCCAGCCGCTCCAGCGTCGCGCCCACGTCGAGGATCGACTTGACCCCGGCGCAGACCACCGCGATCGGGGTCCGGGCCAGGGTGATCAGGTCCGCCGACTCGTCGAAGGTGTGCGCGGCCTCCCGGTGCACCCCACCCAGACCGCCGGTGGCGAACACCCCGATCCCGGCGCCGGCGGCCACCGCGCTGGTCGCGGCCACGGTGGTGGCACCGTCCGCGCCGGTCGCCGCCGCCACCGCGAGGTCGCGGACGGAGAGCTTGGTCACACCATCGACGGTGGCCAGCCGGGTCAGCTGCGCGTCGTCCAGGCCGACCACCAGCTCGCCGCCGATCATGCCGATCGTCGCCGGTACCGCTCCGGCGTCCCGGACCGTCTGCTCGATCTCCCGGGCCACGCGCAGGTTCTCCGGCCGGGGCAGGCCGTGCGAGACGATGGTGCTCTCCAGGGCGACGACGGGCCGGCCGTCGTGCAGGGCCTCGGCCACCTCGGTGCCGTAGCTGATGCGAAAGTCAGTCACGGGGGGCACGGTACGGGGTGGGGCTTCGGCCGGCCTCAAGTGGACCCGGCCGTGATGACCTGCCAAACTTGACGGTTGGAGGTGCAGACGTGAGCACAGAGGTTCTCGAGCGTCCGGAGCTGAAGGACGCCGACACCGGTCCTGAGATGTTCCACTACGTCCGCAAGGAGAAGATCGCCGAGAGTGCCGTCATGGGCACCTACGTCGTGGCGCTCTGCGGGGAGACCTTCCCGGTCACCAAGGCGGCCAAGCCGGGTTCGCCGGTCTGCCCCAAGTGCAAGGAGATCTACGACTCGTACCGCGAGTGAACGCCGGCCGGCGTTCCGGCCGGCGACGTAGCCTGCGGCGGTGACCACCTCCACCGCCCTGCTCCTCGCCGACCTGACCGGGGTGGCCGTGTTCGCCGCCTCGGGGGCCTCGGCCGCGGTGGCCAAACGGCTCGACCTGTTCGGTGTCGCGTTCGTCGGCTTCGTGGCCGCCCTCGGCGGTGGAATCCTCCGGGACCTGGTCATCGACGAGGTGCCACCGCTGGCCTTCGCCGACTGGCGGTACGTGGCCACCGCCGCGGTCACCGCCCTCGCCGTCTTCTGGCTGCACCCGCAGTTGGCCCGGCTGCGCACCACGGTGCTGGTGCTGGACGCGGCGGGCCTCGGGCTGTTCACCGTGACCGGCACGCTCAAGGCGCTCGACGCCCGGGTGCCGGCGGTCGGCGCCTGCCTGATCGGCATGCTCACCGCGATCGGCGGTGGGCTCGGTCGGGACCTGCTCACCGCCGAGATCCCGGTGGTGCTGCGCCGGGAGATCTATGCCGTGGCCGCGCTGGTCGGGTCGGTCGCGGTGGCGCTGCTGTACGTCGCCGGGCAGACCGGGCCCGCGCCGCTCACCGCCGCCGCCGTACTGGTCTTCGGGCTGCGTCTGATCGCGCTGCGCCGGCGCTGGTCCGCCCCGGTGGCGACGATGCGCCCGCCGCGCACCAGCGGGGCGGATCCCCGCACCGACCGGGAGTGGTGACGCGCTCGCGCTGACCGAGTGTCGGGGCCGGGCGCCCGTGCGAGGGGGTCGTGGGGCGCTGCGGGCGGGGGTGGTGGATGTGACCAGCGTGGCGTCGCCTGGGCCGCAGCGCCCGCGCTGGTTATGCTGAGTCGGCCTTCGCGGCAGCTTCTGCGCGGAGGCGTTTTCATGGGCGGCGGTACTCGTGGCCCTCGCCCCGGATCCGCCGTCGTGCGGTCGGAGAGGAGCTTCGCGTGGCAGCCCGGACGCCGGTGCTTGAGACGTTCCCGGCCCTACGCGCCTGGCAGCGCAAAGCCCTGGTGGAGTACCTGCGCCGACGCACCGAGGACTTCACGGCGGTCGCCACGCCGGGTGCCGGCAAGACCACCTTCGCCCTGCGGATCGCGGCCGAGCTGCTCGGTGACGGCACGGTGGAGGCGGTCACCGTGGTCGCCCCGACCGAGCACCTGAAGAACCAGTGGGCGGACGCCGCGGCCCGGGTGGGCATCCAACTCGACGCCGCCTTCCGTAACGCGGACGTGCACTCCGCGGCCGACTTCCACGGGGCCGTGGTCACCTACGCCCAGGTGGGGATGGCCCCGCAGGTGCACCGTCGGCGCACCATGACCCGGCGCACCCTGGTCATCCTCGACGAGATCCACCACGCGGGCGACTCCCGATCCTGGGGCGACGGGGTGAAGAACGCCTTCGAGCCCGCCGTACGCCGGCTGATGCTCACCGGCACGCCGTTCCGCTCCGACGACAACCCGATCCCGTTCGTCAGCTACGAGCGGGGCGGTGACGGGCTGCTCCGCTCCCGCGCCGACTCGGTGTACGGCTACTCCGACGCGCTGCGCGACGGCGTGGTCCGGCCGGTGCTCTTCCTGGCGTACTCCGGGGAGACCCGCTGGCGGACCAACGCGGGGGAGGAGTTGGCGGCCCGGCTCGGCGAGCCGATGACCCAGGACCTGGTGGCGCAGGCGTGGCGTACCGCGCTGGACCCGGCCGGAGACTGGATGCCGCAGGTGCTGCGGGCCGCTGATGCCCGGCTCACCGTGCTGCGCAACGCCGGGATGGCCGACGCCGGCGGGCTGATCATCGCCACCGACCAGCAGACCGCCCGCTCGTACGCCAAGCTGATCGAGCAGGTGACCGGCGAGAAGGCCGCCGTGGTCCTCTCCGACGACCTGGGCGCGTCCGCACGGATCGCGACATTCGCGGCGTCTGAGCAGCGGTGGCTGGTCGCGGTGCGGATGGTGTCCGAGGGTGTGGACATCCCGCGGCTCGCCGTCGGGGTCTATGCCACCAGTGCCAGCACCCCGCTCTATTTCGCCCAGGCGATCGGCCGGTTCGTCCGGGCACGCCAGTCCGGGGAGACCGCGTCGGTCTTCCTGCCCAGCGTGCCGCACCTGCTCGGGCTGGCCAGCGAGATGGAGACCGAGCGGGACCACGTACTCGGCAAGCCCAAGGAAGCCGACGGTTTCGACGACGATCTGCTGGAGCGTGCCCAGCGCGACGACCAGGCCAGCGGGGAGCTGGAGAAGCGGTTCGCCGCGCTCTCGGCCACCGCCGAGCTGGACCAGGTGATCTTCGACGGCGCGTCCTTCGGCACCGCGGCCCAGGCCGGCACCCCCGAGGAGGAGGAGTACCTCGGCCTGCCCGGCCTGCTCACCGCCGATCAGGTCTCCCTGCTGCTGACCAAGCGGCAGACCGAGCAACTCGCCGCCCAGCGCCGCCGCACGGCCGCTCAGCCGGCCGCTGCGCCCACCGTGGCGCCGCCGGCACCCATGAGCGCTGCCCAGCGCCGGGTGGCGCTCCGGCGGCAACTGAACGCTCTGGTGGCCGCCCGGCACCATCGCACCGGCCAGCCGCACGGCAAGATCCACGCGGAGCTGCGCCGACTCTGCGGCGGCCCGCCGAGTGCCCAGGCCACCATCGAGCAGCTAGAGGAACGCATCGCCACCGTGCAGACCCTCTGACCCCACCGGCCCCACCCGCACCGACCACCCCCGCCCCCGCCCCGGGTGACCGGCGCTGGCTGGTGTCCGGCGGCGTCAGCTCTCCAAGA
The nucleotide sequence above comes from Micromonospora sp. NBC_00389. Encoded proteins:
- a CDS encoding DUF3099 domain-containing protein; this encodes MVKRQAYQPILITDASRSQDDQLTSRQRRYVLMMCIRVACIVVGAILVGVNAPLLWLWLSLCALGMVLIPWLAVLLANDRPPKEEHRLANRFHPRQHDDTPPMSLTADERPHKVIDAEP
- a CDS encoding carbohydrate kinase family protein, which encodes MTHPARVVVVGDVITDVVAVLSGPLAAGSDTAAEISLGGGGQAANTAAWVAAQGVDVTLVAAVGDDDAGRDRIAELDRAGVDCAIDRVEGVPTGMVIVLATDGERTMVSQRGANLRLSAEHVERAIAALPDAGHLHLSAYTLLDAGSRGAGLRALAAARERGLTTSVDAASAAPLRRVGAAAFLGWVRDVDLLLLNADEATALAGGLDPAAQGRALSATARRVVVKGGAAGAVWVDRTDTVSVAPARRVTVVDVTGAGDAFAAGLLTAWLAGTTPAAALNRATDLGALAVSTIGARPRP
- a CDS encoding pseudouridine-5'-phosphate glycosidase; this encodes MTDFRISYGTEVAEALHDGRPVVALESTIVSHGLPRPENLRVAREIEQTVRDAGAVPATIGMIGGELVVGLDDAQLTRLATVDGVTKLSVRDLAVAAATGADGATTVAATSAVAAGAGIGVFATGGLGGVHREAAHTFDESADLITLARTPIAVVCAGVKSILDVGATLERLETLGVAVVGYRTHRFPGFYLTDGGFDLDWSVDSPEQVAAVLAARDRQAVHAGGLIIANPLPVDEQLDPELHDRTLADGLARLDRDGVTGKAVTPYLLAHFHSATEGASLAVNVRIILRNADLAARIAVAAAARSTAVPA
- a CDS encoding DUF3039 domain-containing protein, whose amino-acid sequence is MSTEVLERPELKDADTGPEMFHYVRKEKIAESAVMGTYVVALCGETFPVTKAAKPGSPVCPKCKEIYDSYRE
- a CDS encoding trimeric intracellular cation channel family protein; the protein is MTTSTALLLADLTGVAVFAASGASAAVAKRLDLFGVAFVGFVAALGGGILRDLVIDEVPPLAFADWRYVATAAVTALAVFWLHPQLARLRTTVLVLDAAGLGLFTVTGTLKALDARVPAVGACLIGMLTAIGGGLGRDLLTAEIPVVLRREIYAVAALVGSVAVALLYVAGQTGPAPLTAAAVLVFGLRLIALRRRWSAPVATMRPPRTSGADPRTDREW
- a CDS encoding DEAD/DEAH box helicase is translated as MAARTPVLETFPALRAWQRKALVEYLRRRTEDFTAVATPGAGKTTFALRIAAELLGDGTVEAVTVVAPTEHLKNQWADAAARVGIQLDAAFRNADVHSAADFHGAVVTYAQVGMAPQVHRRRTMTRRTLVILDEIHHAGDSRSWGDGVKNAFEPAVRRLMLTGTPFRSDDNPIPFVSYERGGDGLLRSRADSVYGYSDALRDGVVRPVLFLAYSGETRWRTNAGEELAARLGEPMTQDLVAQAWRTALDPAGDWMPQVLRAADARLTVLRNAGMADAGGLIIATDQQTARSYAKLIEQVTGEKAAVVLSDDLGASARIATFAASEQRWLVAVRMVSEGVDIPRLAVGVYATSASTPLYFAQAIGRFVRARQSGETASVFLPSVPHLLGLASEMETERDHVLGKPKEADGFDDDLLERAQRDDQASGELEKRFAALSATAELDQVIFDGASFGTAAQAGTPEEEEYLGLPGLLTADQVSLLLTKRQTEQLAAQRRRTAAQPAAAPTVAPPAPMSAAQRRVALRRQLNALVAARHHRTGQPHGKIHAELRRLCGGPPSAQATIEQLEERIATVQTL